Proteins from one Cryptomeria japonica chromosome 4, Sugi_1.0, whole genome shotgun sequence genomic window:
- the LOC131069776 gene encoding jacalin-related lectin 3 translates to MLRTVTDGVGRVPSKTSGEKSKCQAIIKDFADKPVAAGPWGGEGGLCWDDEVHAGIRQIIIKSGTAIDSIVIDYDDGGQAKRSVRHGGSGGPETDKITFDYPNEVLLSISGYYGPFYTNGPSAVRSLTFCTNLRKYGPYGVEQGTFFESSQLGSRIVGFHGRSGLFLDAIGVYNRLFINCCSGNKKCDASLLLPRVVSVVRDIVEAVKLTNPQENLKVSHLKPVPAGPWGGRGGNPWDDGIYSGIRQIVVGFGTAIDNIIVEYVRNGQSVWSARRGGNGGSRTETVKFDYPNEVLVSISGYYDTFGQSNALTVNSLTFHTNRRKYGPFGEEKGTYFTSPSTGSKILGFHGRSGWYLDAIGVHSVIEHPVDEGTGEEVKNAWAEFVSRAIHHKAGGGGI, encoded by the exons ATGTTGAGAACGGTGACCGATGGTGTTGGGCGTGTCCCATCTAAAACATCCGGGGAGAAGTCTAAGTGTCAG GCAATCATTAAAGATTTTGCAGATAAGCCGGTGGCAGCTGGACCATGGGGAGGTGAAGGGGGACTTTGTTGGGATGATGAGGTTCATGCAGGAATACGACAGATTATAATTAAAAGCGGAACAGCCATTGATTCCATTGTCATCGACTATGATGATGGAGGACAAGCAAAGCGGTCTGTAAGGCATGGTGGCTCTGGAGGTCCCGAAACTGATAAG ATTACATTTGACTATCCAAATGAGGTCCTACTCTCCATATCTGGTTATTACGGACCCTTCTATACCAACGGTCCTAGTGCAGTAAGGTCACTCACATTCTGCACAAACCTTCGAAAATACGGGCCATATGGTGTAGAGCAGGGCACCTTCTTTGAGTCTTCCCAGCTGGGTAGCAGAATAGTGGGGTTTCATGGACGAAGTGGCCTATTTCTTGACGCCATTGGAGTATACAATCGACTTTTTATCAACTGTTGTTCAGGAAACAAAAAATGCGATGCTTCCTTGTTGCTACCCAGGGTAGTCTCTGTTGTTAGAGACATTGTtgaagcagttaagcttacaaatCCTCAAGAAAACCTCAAG GTTTCCCACTTGAAGCCTGTTCCTGCTGGTCCATGGGGAGGTCGTGGTGGAAATCCATGGGATGATGGAATATATAGTGGAATTCGGCAGATCGTTGTGGGATTTGGCACTGCTATAGACAATATCATAGTTGAGTATGTTCGTAATGGTCAGTCTGTCTGGTCTGCAAGGCGTGGGGGCAATGGAGGCAGCAGAACAGAGACG GTTAAATTTGATTATCCAAATGAAGTATTGGTATCAATTAGTGGCTATTATGACACTTTTGGCCAATCTAATGCACTAACAGTGAATTCTCTTACTTTTCATACCAATCGTAGAAAGTATGGTCCATTTGGTGAGGAGAAAGGAACTTATTTTACATCACCATCTACGGGTAGCAAGATTCTTGGATTTCATGGAAGGAGTGGATGGTATCTGGATGCTATAGGAGTTCACTCAGTGATAGAACATCCAGTTGATGAAGGCACTGGAGAAGAAGTCAAGAATGCATGGGCAGAGTTTGTGTCTAGGGCAATCCATCATAAGGCTGGAGGTGGTGGAATATGA